The following DNA comes from Bacillus oleivorans.
ATATCACACGATTTAACGCGCGTCAATAATTATTTTCAAAAAATCTAATTGACTTTCTTTGTGTTTCCTTGCGATCAGCTAAGAATTACTTCTTAGAATAAACTCTATCGCTTGTGCAATTTATTCTTTTAATCGCTGTTTCTTTTTTTAGCGACCTTTATATATTATCAAGGTCACGTTTATAAGTCAACAATTTTTTTACTCTGTTTTTTCAAATCGAACGTTGTTTATAATCGAACAGCAAGAAATAATATACCACCGTTTTTCACTGCTAGCAATAGTAAATTTTAACATTACTAAACATAACATTTCTTTCTATTGGCTAGCCATAAATCTACATAAATTATATAAGCCAACACACAACAGTCTATTGCTTCTTTTAATCCTTATTATATAAAAAAGCCAAAGAGATCTATCATCTCCTTGGCTTATTCATAACCATCTTATCGATGGCGCATTAATGGGAATAATAATACATCCCGAATAGATGGAGAGTTGGTTAATAGCATGATTAGACGGTCAATGCCAATACCAAGTCCACCAGTTGGAGGCATTCCGTATTCTAGTGCTTCGACGAAGTCTTCATCCATCATGTGCGCTTCATCATTTCCCTGTTCACGTTCTTTTATTTGAGCCTCGAATCTTTCTCTTTGGTCGATTGGATCATTTAATTCAGTAAATGCATTAGCGTGTTCACGACCGACAATAAATAACTCGAAACGGTCCGTAAATCTAGGATCTTCCTCATTCTTCTTAGCTAAAGGAGAAATTTCAACTGGATGACCATAAATAAAAGTAGGCTGGATTAATTTATCTTCTACTTTTTGTTCAAAGAATTCGTTTACTATATGTCCGAATAGCATGTTAGAATCCACTTCAACCCCCTGTTGTTTCGCTAATTCGCGAGCCTCATCTGCGGACATTTGCTTCCAAAAATCAACACCTGTATGTTCTTTAATGGCATCAACCATGTGAAGTCTTTTCCATTCAGGTGTAAGATCTACTTCATGTTCACCATATTGGATAACAGTCGTGCCGAGTACTTCCTTAGCGATATGTGCAATTAAGTTTTCCGTTAAGGACATGATATCCCGGAAATCTGCATATGCTGCATATAGTTCCATTAAAGTGAATTCAGGATTGTGTCTAGTTGAGACACCTTCATTACGGAATACACGGCCAATTTCATAGACTTTTTCAAGTCCGCCGACAATTAGACGTTTTAAATGCAATTCAATTGCAATCCGTAAATATAATTGCATATCAAGTGCATTATGGTGTGTGATAAACGGTTTTGCAGCTGCACCTCCGGCAATTGCATGCAGCAATGGCGTTTCCACTTCTAAATACCCTTGGCTATCCAAGTAGCGTCTCATTTCTTGAATTATACGGCTGCGTGTGATAAAAGTATTTCGGCTTTCCGGATTTGTAATCAAATCTAAATAACGCTGACGGTAGCGTTGCTCAATATCCTTTAGCCCATGATATTTATCTGGCAGGGGACGAAGGGCTTTTGTTAGGAATTGAAAGTTAGAAACTTTAATAGATAATTCGCCTACTTTTGTTTTGAAGACTGTCCCTTTAACCCCGATCATATCACCCAGATCAACAGAATCGAAGATTTCATATGCTTCATCACCGATTGCATCTTTTTTAACGTAGATTTGGATTTGTCCTGATAAATCTTGAATATGAGCAAATCCAGCCTTTCCTTTACCCCTTTTCGTCATAACACGGCCGGCAACAACGGTTTCTACATTCTTTTCTTCTAGTTCCTCTTTTGATAATTCTCCATATTGATCTATCAGGTCTTGGGCTAAGTCTGTTCGTTCAAAGCGGCGGCCAAATGGGTCAATCCCATTTCCCCGAAGTTCCTCCATTTTTTCCAGACGGACTCGCAATTGGTCATTGAGTTCCTCTTGGTTCATAATTAATCAACTCCATCAATTTAAATTGAAATACTTTACATTATGATTTTTTATGTAACCCGGAATTTCCGAGTTTAATGAGTAAACATATTTAATGAGTAAACATAATAGGTAAGATTTTATAAACGTATACATATAGTAAAACTGCCAGCGTAGACTGGCAGTATATACTGTACAAACTCATATTATAAAAAAGGACGAACAGAACTGTCAAATGATTAAACAGCTTTTGTTTGCTCTAGTTCTTTTTCTTCCATTTCTGCAGTGAAATTATCTAATAATGTTACAAGCTGATCACGTGTATCACAAGAGTTAATTTCATTTCTTACTTTTGCATTACCTCGGATCCCTTTCAAATACCAAGCCGCATGTTTTCTCATTTCTCTAATCGCTACATTTTCGCCCTTAAGATTAATAAGACGGTCTAAATGTAGTTTACAAACATCCATTTTTTCTCTAACTGACGGCTCACCTAATAATTCACCTGTATCAAGGTAATGAACAGTTCGATAAATCATCCATGGGTTACCTAGTGCTGCCCGGCCGATCATAACACCGTCACAGCCAGTCTCATCTAGCATGCGCTTTGCATCTCCTGGAGTTTTAACATCTCCATTTCCAATAACCGGGATGCTAACAGACTGTTTAACTTCTCGGATGATATCCCAATTAGCTGTACCTTCGTACATTTGCACTCTTGTTCGGCCATGAAGAGCAACCGCTTTTCCCCCCGCTCTTTCCACAGCTCTTGCATTTTCTACAGCATAAATATGGTCTTCATCCCAACCCATTCTCATTTTCACAGTGACAGGCTTATCAACGGCGTCAACAACCGCTGAAACCATTTCATAGATTTTATTTGGGTCTAGCAGCCATTTGGCACCTGCATCACATTTAGTAATTTTGGGAACTGGGCATCCCATATTAATATCAATAATGTCAGCTGTAGAATTTTTATCAACGAACTTTGCTGCTTCTACTAATGTTTCTTGCTCTCCTCCGAAAATTTGAAGACTCATTGGCTTTTCCCGCTCATCAATATAAAGCATGTTCATCGTCTTCTCATTTCCGAACAAAATTCCCTTGTCACTCACCATTTCCGCACAAACCATACCTGCACCAAACTCTTTAACAGTCAAACGAAAGGCTGAGTTACAAACACCAGCCATTGGAGCTAAAACAACTCTATTCTTTAACTGGATATCTCCAATTTTAAACATAATCAAACGATCTCCTATTCTTGTGTAGTAGGATCTAACTCTTCCTTTTGGACATTAAGGGTTTTAGCGATCAGGTTTACCATATCTTCCGACGGAGCCCGATTTCCGCGTTCGATTTCACCTAAAACAGAGACAGATACTCCGATTTCTTTAGCTAGCCCTTCTTGTGTAAAGCCTTTTAGTTTTCTAAATGCTCGAATTCGTCTTCCCCATCTATCTGCTTCCATCGCCTGACTCCTTTATCTTTCGGAATTTCACTTAAGATTTGCTTAAACTCTTTTCCCAAAGTAGGATGTATTAACTTTTTAT
Coding sequences within:
- a CDS encoding helix-turn-helix domain-containing protein, with amino-acid sequence MEADRWGRRIRAFRKLKGFTQEGLAKEIGVSVSVLGEIERGNRAPSEDMVNLIAKTLNVQKEELDPTTQE
- the lysS gene encoding lysine--tRNA ligase, with amino-acid sequence MNQEELNDQLRVRLEKMEELRGNGIDPFGRRFERTDLAQDLIDQYGELSKEELEEKNVETVVAGRVMTKRGKGKAGFAHIQDLSGQIQIYVKKDAIGDEAYEIFDSVDLGDMIGVKGTVFKTKVGELSIKVSNFQFLTKALRPLPDKYHGLKDIEQRYRQRYLDLITNPESRNTFITRSRIIQEMRRYLDSQGYLEVETPLLHAIAGGAAAKPFITHHNALDMQLYLRIAIELHLKRLIVGGLEKVYEIGRVFRNEGVSTRHNPEFTLMELYAAYADFRDIMSLTENLIAHIAKEVLGTTVIQYGEHEVDLTPEWKRLHMVDAIKEHTGVDFWKQMSADEARELAKQQGVEVDSNMLFGHIVNEFFEQKVEDKLIQPTFIYGHPVEISPLAKKNEEDPRFTDRFELFIVGREHANAFTELNDPIDQRERFEAQIKEREQGNDEAHMMDEDFVEALEYGMPPTGGLGIGIDRLIMLLTNSPSIRDVLLFPLMRHR
- the dusB gene encoding tRNA dihydrouridine synthase DusB, which codes for MFKIGDIQLKNRVVLAPMAGVCNSAFRLTVKEFGAGMVCAEMVSDKGILFGNEKTMNMLYIDEREKPMSLQIFGGEQETLVEAAKFVDKNSTADIIDINMGCPVPKITKCDAGAKWLLDPNKIYEMVSAVVDAVDKPVTVKMRMGWDEDHIYAVENARAVERAGGKAVALHGRTRVQMYEGTANWDIIREVKQSVSIPVIGNGDVKTPGDAKRMLDETGCDGVMIGRAALGNPWMIYRTVHYLDTGELLGEPSVREKMDVCKLHLDRLINLKGENVAIREMRKHAAWYLKGIRGNAKVRNEINSCDTRDQLVTLLDNFTAEMEEKELEQTKAV